A stretch of the Flavobacterium aquiphilum genome encodes the following:
- a CDS encoding T9SS type A sorting domain-containing protein yields the protein MKKTLLFLLLVSLYSQAQDKISFTYDTAGNQTQRKLCVNCPTAKSAKTEKEILALTENELEKFSPEDQFSYYPNPVKEELFLFWKESNTSILNSIQVYSITGQLLQTYVVKKKGDSSQNIPFNTYPTGTYIVQLNYSDSSKNIKILKQ from the coding sequence ATGAAAAAAACTTTACTTTTTTTATTACTTGTGTCCCTATATAGTCAGGCGCAAGATAAAATTTCGTTTACCTATGATACCGCCGGCAATCAAACACAAAGGAAACTTTGTGTTAATTGTCCAACTGCTAAATCTGCGAAAACAGAAAAAGAGATTTTAGCACTTACTGAAAATGAATTAGAGAAATTCTCACCTGAGGATCAATTTTCGTATTATCCAAATCCTGTAAAAGAGGAATTATTTCTTTTTTGGAAGGAATCCAATACTTCAATACTTAATTCAATTCAGGTTTACTCGATTACCGGACAATTACTTCAGACCTATGTCGTAAAAAAGAAAGGGGACTCATCTCAAAACATTCCTTTCAATACTTACCCGACTGGAACATATATAGTGCAGCTTAACTACTCTGACTCTTCTAAAAACATAAAAATATTAAAGCAATAG
- a CDS encoding T9SS type B sorting domain-containing protein encodes MKYKLLFSLLLYTTLVFSQQEASNWYFGSRAGIKFLADGSVTALPNNAMTAQHGCATVSDGNGNLLFYSNGEKIWNKNHQIMSNGMNLLGSIYSTQSVFILKKPGSSNLFYVFTLDIVANNSGFRYSEVDMNLDGGLGAVTANKNILLYTPSCEKIAVVKHANGVDYWVVTHGWNSNRFYSYLVTASGISSTPVVSSSGSVIDNTPAGSIDASGGMKISPDGSKLALCNQFLYDVELFDFNTTIGTVSNANIILKENSGQTYSIEFSSNSKVLYASLTTNGILYQFDLKSPNIASSKIEIAKTYNSNGDLQIGINSKIYLTAFSGTSKLSVINNPDILGLGCDFQYDSVSMAGSQFYGLPVFCASVFNQFFAVKKLCFGDTSEFALTTTEPVTSVIWNFGDGNTSTLRNPTHVYTRSGTYTVSVLATSATGTSTKTRDITISPIPTATQPQDILACGTNNDGLFNFDLTTQSTTILNGQDPNVCVIKYFANAVDYVNKIAIPSPSNYINKVPYQQETIIAEVSNKTNGECKSTTTFNIDVFDTPKPSTAIPKIITCDNISVGTDADGYSLFNLTQRANGILNGQSATQFLILYYKDIGLTQPILTPTAYQNTNPTETIYVKVANKDNPNCFAVTSFIIEVFALPVINSIVDLKQCDDDIDGFSVFNLEEAINKITVNAASETITFFKTALDANNNTNPIPNPTNYTNQIVSVDKVFAKVTNSKGCFRIAQVNLIVSTTQIPLNFKRNFTQCDDAVSGTNTDGIASFDFSGVTNQIQSIFPVGQQLDISYYRNLPDALAEKNAIQDISNYRNIGYPNTQNIYIRVDSRLNNDCLGLGSHITLTVEHIPVVQPMKLNHCDDNQDGLYAFDTSAIQTILLNGLTNVKVSYFDRNNNQLPSPLPNPFITGSQNLKVVVTNMTSTACSFDTTLQFIVDDLPEAFPIAAALTTVCDDEADPVLQDGKFAFDTSGFQTRILGGQTGMTVNYFDGNNNALSSPLPNPFITSTQNVKVEVVNPVNPSCTATTIIPFVVNPVPKIQLTGDELVCSDLPTFTKVINAGLLDVTQKATCTYSWTLDGNPIVGETNYDLTVNKKGIYKVETTNDQSCSRTRTITVNASDKASVEVNIVDLSTDNSITVLAKGAGDYVFFLDNENGDYQTSNMFTNVPAGIHTVYVKDLNGCGIVPKEVALLGIPNYFTPNQDGYNDTWNIKGVNSDFNTQTTVRIFDRYGKLLKEINPIDDGWDGTYIGQQMPATDYWYSIQLPDGRIFKGHFALKR; translated from the coding sequence ATGAAATATAAATTACTTTTTTCACTTTTACTATATACTACCCTTGTATTCTCCCAGCAAGAAGCAAGTAATTGGTATTTTGGGAGTCGTGCCGGAATAAAATTTCTAGCTGACGGTAGTGTTACTGCTTTACCCAATAATGCAATGACAGCGCAACATGGTTGTGCAACAGTTTCAGATGGAAATGGTAATTTGTTATTTTATTCTAATGGCGAAAAAATTTGGAATAAAAATCACCAAATCATGAGTAATGGAATGAATTTGTTAGGTAGCATTTATTCAACCCAATCGGTATTTATTTTAAAAAAACCAGGCTCATCTAATTTATTTTATGTTTTTACCCTTGACATAGTTGCGAATAATAGCGGATTTAGATATTCTGAAGTAGATATGAATTTAGATGGTGGGCTAGGAGCGGTAACTGCCAATAAAAATATACTACTTTACACACCCAGCTGTGAAAAAATAGCTGTCGTTAAACATGCAAACGGTGTCGATTATTGGGTTGTAACCCATGGTTGGAACAGTAATAGATTTTATTCTTATTTAGTAACTGCCTCCGGCATAAGCAGTACTCCAGTGGTAAGTAGTTCCGGATCAGTTATAGATAATACGCCGGCTGGTTCAATAGATGCTAGTGGAGGTATGAAGATTTCTCCAGATGGCAGTAAATTAGCATTGTGCAATCAATTCTTATATGATGTAGAATTATTTGATTTTAATACTACAATAGGCACTGTTTCTAATGCAAATATTATTCTGAAAGAAAATTCAGGTCAAACTTATAGCATAGAGTTTTCATCAAACAGTAAAGTTTTGTATGCTTCATTGACAACAAATGGTATTTTATACCAATTTGATTTAAAAAGTCCCAATATAGCCTCATCAAAAATTGAAATTGCAAAAACATACAATTCCAATGGAGATTTACAGATTGGAATTAACAGTAAAATTTATTTGACTGCTTTTTCAGGGACTTCTAAATTAAGTGTAATTAATAATCCTGATATTTTGGGATTAGGCTGTGATTTTCAATATGATTCAGTTTCTATGGCCGGTTCCCAATTTTATGGATTACCAGTGTTTTGTGCTTCTGTTTTTAATCAATTTTTTGCCGTCAAAAAATTATGTTTTGGTGATACTTCTGAATTTGCTTTAACAACAACTGAACCTGTTACATCAGTAATTTGGAACTTCGGAGATGGAAATACATCGACATTAAGAAATCCAACTCATGTCTATACAAGATCAGGGACTTATACAGTTTCAGTTTTGGCGACGAGTGCTACTGGCACAAGCACAAAAACAAGAGACATTACTATTTCGCCTATTCCTACAGCAACACAGCCTCAAGATATCTTGGCTTGCGGTACTAATAATGATGGATTGTTCAACTTCGATTTGACCACACAAAGCACTACGATTCTTAACGGACAAGATCCAAATGTTTGCGTTATTAAGTATTTTGCCAATGCCGTGGATTATGTAAATAAAATAGCTATTCCATCTCCAAGCAATTATATTAATAAAGTTCCTTATCAGCAAGAAACTATAATTGCTGAGGTTTCCAATAAAACCAATGGGGAATGCAAAAGCACGACAACTTTCAATATTGATGTTTTTGATACTCCAAAACCAAGTACTGCGATTCCTAAGATTATTACTTGTGATAACATCAGCGTTGGAACAGATGCAGATGGTTATTCATTATTCAATTTGACTCAAAGAGCAAACGGAATATTAAACGGTCAATCTGCAACACAATTTTTGATATTGTATTATAAAGATATTGGGTTGACACAGCCTATTTTGACCCCAACGGCCTATCAAAATACCAATCCAACAGAAACCATTTATGTAAAAGTAGCCAACAAAGACAATCCGAATTGTTTTGCTGTAACTTCATTCATAATTGAAGTTTTTGCGTTACCGGTTATCAATAGCATTGTTGACTTAAAACAATGCGATGATGATATTGATGGTTTTAGTGTTTTTAATTTGGAAGAAGCAATCAACAAGATAACGGTAAATGCAGCATCGGAAACAATCACTTTTTTTAAAACGGCTTTGGATGCGAATAACAATACTAATCCCATTCCGAATCCAACAAACTATACCAATCAAATTGTCAGTGTGGACAAAGTATTCGCGAAGGTAACCAACAGTAAAGGGTGTTTTAGAATCGCCCAAGTGAACCTTATAGTTTCCACTACACAAATTCCGCTAAATTTTAAAAGAAATTTTACTCAATGCGACGATGCAGTTTCGGGTACCAATACCGATGGAATTGCTTCTTTTGATTTTAGCGGGGTTACCAACCAAATTCAGAGTATTTTTCCAGTTGGTCAACAATTGGATATTAGCTATTATAGAAATTTGCCTGATGCGTTGGCTGAAAAGAATGCGATTCAGGATATTTCGAATTATAGAAATATTGGTTATCCAAATACCCAAAATATTTACATCCGTGTAGATAGCAGATTAAACAACGATTGTTTAGGACTAGGAAGCCACATTACTTTGACAGTGGAGCATATTCCTGTTGTTCAGCCGATGAAACTAAATCATTGTGATGATAATCAGGATGGGCTTTATGCATTTGACACTTCGGCTATTCAGACTATTTTATTGAACGGATTAACGAATGTCAAAGTTTCTTATTTTGACCGAAATAACAATCAGTTGCCGAGTCCATTGCCTAATCCATTTATTACCGGATCACAAAATTTAAAAGTAGTTGTTACCAATATGACTTCAACGGCTTGTTCATTTGATACGACTTTGCAGTTTATAGTCGATGATTTGCCTGAAGCTTTTCCAATTGCTGCAGCTTTGACAACGGTTTGTGATGATGAAGCAGATCCGGTTTTGCAGGATGGAAAATTTGCTTTTGATACCTCCGGTTTTCAAACCAGAATTTTGGGAGGACAAACCGGAATGACGGTTAACTATTTTGATGGTAACAATAATGCTCTTTCCAGCCCGTTGCCTAATCCTTTCATAACTTCTACACAAAATGTGAAAGTGGAAGTGGTTAATCCTGTGAATCCTTCCTGTACCGCAACAACAATAATTCCTTTTGTGGTGAACCCGGTGCCGAAAATTCAATTAACAGGAGATGAATTGGTGTGCAGTGATTTGCCGACTTTTACCAAAGTTATTAATGCAGGATTACTGGACGTGACTCAAAAAGCAACTTGCACTTATAGTTGGACATTAGACGGAAATCCAATTGTGGGCGAGACGAATTATGATTTGACGGTCAATAAAAAAGGAATTTACAAAGTGGAGACAACCAACGATCAAAGTTGTTCCAGAACAAGAACCATCACTGTAAATGCATCGGATAAAGCAAGTGTAGAAGTAAATATTGTTGATTTGTCAACAGATAATAGTATAACTGTTTTGGCTAAAGGAGCGGGGGATTACGTTTTTTTCCTGGATAATGAAAATGGGGATTATCAAACTAGCAATATGTTTACTAATGTTCCTGCAGGAATTCATACTGTTTATGTAAAAGATTTA
- a CDS encoding FG-GAP-like repeat-containing protein: MKKYYFLLQLFCCSFMSIAQISQGKLVDGVQPITKVSENPTNSSSLNFMQAVSASASLMSTPTGGSSEVGITKGQLSVSPSGGSSYTIPIAVPPGINGVVPQINLAYNSQSGNGVAGWGWNIAGISAITRIGATKYHDGTIDGVDFDDLDRFAFDGQRLMIKNGTGGTYGGSGTEYETENFSNIKITSYGTHPSGANYGPAYFIVQYPDGSKAYYGNSSDSRSITNWNITYWENPQGVRISYYYNQSNNCTTISSVKYGSKDANTPINSIDFIYQTRLRPEQSYTGGQSIIQDKILNQITVVGNGVSFRNYVLNYETTTLGYERLVGITEKSGDNTKSYNPTNFGYETTPQTVYGSEITSSLSVGNITQSNARTVAGDFDGDGSMDFILYPTTMNKYWIFNNITAGSSTNMGWLHNVGFFNEIFPVNYINYANKLMPLQGYTVVTGYNTFTTYALTSYGIVQQAQKIINFPKFELNYYMYCDSWDPTDEPVDPIEMHYEGDIAKKFLSGDFNGDGITDVVAIDQEVYYPYQDDCHYPETYQTYPGGNLHFINLDQRIPAPPLSYSAGAIYITNSTKYEIADFNGDGKSDLYVFNPGYVRIYTMNDSETFELLYENSSYDSNIASDKPALFGDYNGDGKSDFIIPNSTGSSIWHKYSSTGTVLVKESQTYSGINFQANTSIYNYSVIPTDYNNDGKTDLLYTASSRGAGYNVGSLDVTCYINRNGVFSNSGGNYYSASIKDKPEIYANAMPIFLNPNQRNQKLELAFINSNKIFYFKSNKDFNKEQLLNSITDGNGVVENIYYKPLIEQSYDEIGQVYSNSNFTENYPNMDISGVPTFQVVSKLEKISATSYKKQLFSYYGAVSNVEGLGFLGFRGILSTNWFDGTTTNMLSSVSRNDISLRGVPIENYTVLGAALAQQSAPSSFISKSIFNYSSVLLPNKVYEIKTNSKQEFNGLDGTNSEIVYNYDGYNNPIQTILNVKEGGSTVQTTTTNYSYDDQPTASTYYIGRPISKNTSITGSGDTMTSEELYRYTNHLLTQVKKKGHNTNYITEDNVYDAYGNITKKTITASGLTPRETNYEYDSSGRFLTKSTDIEGLATVFAYNANNGTLLSETNPYGLTTSYTYDSWFKKINATDYLGKNMAVTYTRSGGDYLIGTNGDDGSATEEIFDDLGRKTQSGVKDISGNFSYISYLYDIYDRKVKVSEPFSGGSPSQWNETQYDDYGRITQNIAFTGKTTSISYSGLTVTASDGVKTKTSTKNAMGNVVSMTDSPGGTIAYTYFANGNLKSTNYDGVTTTIEQDGWGRKIKLIDPSAGIYTYTYNDLGEALTETTPNGTTTYTLNGQGKPTQKTIVGTNTNSSTTYTYDGGTKLLTGCTFVDILENSATITTSYTYDSSKRLSSTSETTPYASFSKQLTYDGFGRLNTETLTASTAGKSSGKTIQHTYQNGQSWQIIDPSFSQVLWQTNSVNARGQLTGATMANGNIGLANTYDSYGFITQTKQDRLIASPGNIYTFNTAFDAQRGNLTSRTNSLFNWSESFTYDSLDRLTSFKNTAGVTETQSYDDRGRITQNAVGTYNYTNNSAVYQNTSVTLTPNVLSYYQTNHEQNVTYNAFKSPYQIEEVGKDKINFTYNDGNDRSTMFYGSLNNDKLLRPYRKYYSADGSMEIKHNIQTGAIEFVTYIGGDAYSAPLVLKSDGTTQNYLYLQRDYQGSIIAITDASGYVLEKRLFDAWGNVLVQDGAGNTLNGLTILDRGYTGHEHLQTVGLINMNGRIYDPKLHRFLQPDNNVQDPFNTQNYNRYGYVLNNPLKYTDPSGEFWNIVIGAVIGGVVNWATHGCQFNTTGLAYFGVGAVAGALTAMGAGGVSSALAGGSFSAGALGTAAACSVGSGFASGAVVGAAGGLAGGFTSGFGNGLVEGKNIGDCFKNGIKDGALGAITGGVIGGIAGGIDAALDGRNFWSGKGQSIDAVKVPANTVCSDEYTSNVEMRADYNNNIGSRDGLSLEQVEKKLNTSVALGGNGNLPSGWNLDANGGLTDGSTTAAGITVRSYSGGIANKMSSNIFMSPSVKGYDLNIRNMLFKHEFMHAWHMSSGFGGYNTYSERATSSFSVAYCNAYGYGFMSSTWRSDIGSYPAQFNWTKFNKIIPLWIK; the protein is encoded by the coding sequence ATGAAAAAATATTACTTTTTACTTCAGCTTTTTTGCTGTTCTTTTATGTCAATTGCCCAAATCAGCCAAGGAAAATTGGTTGATGGTGTACAGCCAATCACTAAAGTTTCTGAAAATCCAACAAATAGTTCTTCGTTGAATTTCATGCAGGCAGTTAGTGCATCAGCATCTCTAATGTCAACACCTACAGGAGGTTCTAGTGAAGTAGGGATAACTAAAGGGCAATTGTCCGTTTCTCCCTCAGGAGGATCAAGCTATACAATCCCAATTGCTGTGCCTCCAGGTATTAATGGCGTAGTACCTCAAATTAATTTAGCTTATAATAGTCAAAGTGGTAATGGCGTAGCTGGTTGGGGGTGGAATATTGCAGGAATCTCTGCAATTACAAGAATAGGAGCTACTAAATATCATGATGGAACAATTGATGGTGTAGATTTTGATGATCTAGATCGATTTGCATTTGATGGACAGCGATTAATGATAAAAAATGGCACAGGAGGGACTTATGGAGGAAGTGGTACCGAATATGAAACAGAGAATTTTTCAAATATTAAAATTACTTCTTATGGAACTCATCCCAGTGGTGCAAATTATGGGCCGGCTTATTTTATAGTACAATATCCTGATGGTTCAAAAGCTTATTATGGAAATTCCTCAGATTCTCGTTCCATTACCAACTGGAATATTACGTATTGGGAAAATCCACAGGGAGTAAGAATCTCGTATTATTATAATCAATCCAATAATTGCACTACAATTAGCAGTGTCAAATATGGGAGTAAAGATGCTAATACTCCTATAAATAGTATAGATTTTATTTATCAAACTAGGCTGCGACCAGAACAAAGTTATACAGGGGGGCAAAGTATAATTCAGGACAAGATATTAAATCAAATAACAGTTGTTGGTAATGGTGTGTCTTTTCGAAATTATGTATTAAATTACGAAACCACGACTTTGGGTTATGAAAGGCTTGTGGGAATAACTGAAAAATCAGGAGATAATACTAAAAGTTATAATCCTACAAATTTTGGCTATGAAACAACTCCTCAAACTGTTTATGGATCTGAAATAACATCAAGTTTAAGTGTTGGAAATATTACTCAATCCAATGCTAGAACCGTTGCAGGTGATTTTGATGGAGATGGTAGTATGGACTTTATCCTTTACCCAACTACTATGAATAAATATTGGATATTCAATAATATCACAGCTGGTAGTTCGACCAATATGGGTTGGTTGCATAATGTTGGTTTTTTCAACGAAATTTTTCCGGTAAATTATATTAATTATGCCAATAAATTAATGCCTTTACAAGGGTATACAGTAGTTACAGGTTATAATACATTTACCACTTACGCTTTAACATCCTATGGTATAGTACAACAAGCACAAAAGATAATTAATTTTCCAAAATTCGAGTTAAACTACTATATGTATTGTGATAGTTGGGATCCAACTGATGAGCCAGTGGATCCCATTGAAATGCACTATGAGGGTGATATAGCTAAAAAATTTCTTAGTGGAGATTTTAATGGTGACGGAATTACCGATGTAGTAGCAATCGACCAAGAGGTTTATTATCCATACCAAGATGATTGTCATTATCCTGAAACCTATCAAACCTATCCCGGTGGAAATTTACATTTCATTAATCTAGATCAAAGAATACCAGCTCCTCCGCTTAGCTATTCAGCAGGAGCCATCTATATAACTAATTCGACCAAGTATGAAATAGCAGATTTTAACGGTGACGGTAAATCCGATCTTTATGTTTTTAATCCTGGCTATGTTAGAATTTATACGATGAATGATAGCGAAACATTTGAATTACTCTATGAAAATAGTAGTTATGATTCTAATATTGCATCAGACAAGCCAGCATTGTTTGGAGATTACAATGGTGATGGTAAATCTGATTTTATTATTCCTAATAGCACTGGAAGTAGCATATGGCACAAATATTCTTCTACAGGTACTGTACTTGTAAAAGAAAGCCAAACATACAGTGGAATTAATTTTCAAGCCAATACTTCAATTTACAACTACAGTGTAATTCCAACAGATTATAATAATGATGGAAAAACAGATTTACTATATACAGCTTCCAGTAGAGGGGCAGGTTATAATGTTGGAAGTTTAGATGTTACTTGTTACATTAATAGAAATGGTGTTTTTTCAAATTCAGGAGGGAATTATTATAGTGCCAGCATAAAAGATAAACCAGAAATTTATGCAAACGCTATGCCTATTTTCTTGAACCCCAACCAGAGGAATCAAAAATTAGAATTGGCTTTTATTAATAGTAACAAAATATTTTATTTCAAGTCTAATAAAGATTTTAACAAGGAACAATTGTTAAATTCGATAACTGACGGGAATGGAGTTGTCGAAAACATTTACTATAAACCGCTCATTGAACAATCTTATGATGAAATTGGACAAGTTTATTCTAATAGCAATTTTACTGAAAATTATCCCAATATGGATATTTCTGGAGTGCCAACTTTTCAGGTGGTAAGTAAACTAGAAAAAATAAGTGCAACAAGTTATAAAAAACAATTATTTAGCTATTATGGAGCAGTTTCCAATGTAGAAGGTCTTGGTTTTTTAGGTTTTAGAGGAATACTGAGTACTAATTGGTTTGATGGTACTACTACAAATATGCTCTCTTCTGTAAGTAGAAATGATATCAGCCTTAGAGGTGTACCGATTGAAAATTATACAGTATTGGGGGCAGCGTTAGCGCAGCAATCAGCTCCAAGCTCTTTTATAAGTAAATCAATTTTCAACTATAGCAGTGTATTACTGCCCAATAAGGTTTATGAAATTAAAACAAACTCTAAGCAAGAATTCAACGGATTAGATGGAACTAACTCAGAAATAGTATATAATTATGATGGTTACAATAATCCTATACAAACCATTTTAAATGTAAAGGAAGGAGGTTCAACGGTTCAAACTACCACAACAAATTATAGTTATGACGACCAACCGACTGCTTCAACTTATTATATTGGGCGTCCAATTAGTAAAAATACATCAATTACAGGATCTGGTGATACTATGACAAGTGAAGAATTGTACAGATATACAAATCATTTGCTGACTCAAGTTAAAAAGAAAGGACATAATACCAATTACATTACCGAAGACAATGTATATGATGCTTATGGTAATATTACCAAAAAAACAATTACGGCATCCGGATTGACTCCTAGAGAGACAAATTATGAGTACGATTCTTCAGGAAGGTTTTTAACCAAAAGCACAGATATCGAAGGACTGGCAACAGTATTTGCATATAACGCGAACAATGGTACACTCCTTTCGGAGACCAATCCTTATGGATTGACGACTAGTTATACTTATGATTCATGGTTCAAAAAAATAAATGCTACTGATTATTTAGGTAAAAATATGGCAGTGACTTATACCAGAAGTGGAGGAGATTATCTCATTGGTACCAATGGAGATGACGGTAGCGCTACAGAAGAAATATTTGACGATTTAGGTAGGAAAACACAATCAGGAGTAAAAGACATTAGTGGTAATTTTTCTTATATCTCTTACCTTTATGATATTTACGATAGAAAAGTAAAAGTAAGTGAACCGTTTTCCGGAGGAAGTCCCTCTCAATGGAACGAAACCCAATATGATGATTATGGCAGGATAACACAAAATATCGCTTTTACCGGTAAAACAACCAGTATTAGCTATTCGGGATTGACTGTCACAGCAAGTGATGGTGTTAAAACCAAGACTTCTACCAAAAATGCCATGGGCAACGTAGTTAGTATGACAGATAGTCCAGGAGGAACGATTGCTTATACTTATTTTGCCAATGGTAATCTCAAATCGACCAATTATGATGGGGTGACAACAACTATTGAGCAGGATGGTTGGGGTAGAAAAATCAAATTAATAGACCCATCAGCTGGAATTTACACCTATACTTATAATGATTTAGGTGAAGCTTTGACCGAAACTACACCAAATGGCACTACAACTTACACCTTAAATGGACAAGGAAAGCCGACCCAAAAAACAATTGTAGGAACCAATACCAATAGTTCAACCACTTACACTTATGATGGTGGTACTAAATTACTCACGGGCTGTACTTTTGTCGATATTTTAGAAAATAGTGCGACTATAACGACCAGCTATACTTATGACAGTAGTAAAAGGCTTTCGAGTACTTCTGAAACTACGCCTTATGCTTCATTTAGCAAGCAGCTTACTTATGATGGATTTGGTAGATTGAATACAGAAACTTTAACAGCTAGTACAGCTGGAAAATCTAGTGGTAAAACAATACAACATACCTATCAAAATGGACAGTCTTGGCAAATTATCGATCCTTCCTTTTCTCAGGTATTGTGGCAAACCAATTCGGTCAATGCTAGAGGGCAGCTTACTGGAGCCACGATGGCCAACGGCAATATAGGCCTTGCCAATACCTATGATTCGTATGGTTTTATTACCCAAACCAAACAGGATAGGTTGATCGCATCTCCGGGAAATATTTATACATTCAATACTGCATTTGATGCCCAGAGAGGTAATTTAACAAGTCGCACCAATAGTTTATTTAATTGGAGCGAGAGTTTTACCTATGATAGTTTAGATCGTTTGACTAGCTTTAAAAATACGGCTGGTGTGACAGAAACGCAAAGCTATGATGATAGAGGAAGGATAACTCAAAATGCAGTTGGAACCTATAATTATACAAATAATTCTGCAGTTTATCAAAACACATCGGTGACGTTAACACCTAATGTCCTTTCATATTATCAGACAAACCATGAGCAAAACGTAACTTATAATGCCTTTAAAAGTCCTTATCAAATAGAAGAGGTTGGAAAAGATAAAATTAATTTTACGTACAACGATGGCAACGATCGTAGCACAATGTTCTACGGTAGTTTAAATAATGACAAACTGTTACGACCCTATCGCAAATACTATTCTGCCGATGGCAGCATGGAAATAAAACATAATATTCAGACCGGGGCTATAGAGTTTGTAACTTATATAGGGGGCGATGCTTATAGTGCACCTTTAGTTTTAAAAAGTGATGGAACAACCCAAAATTATTTATATTTACAACGCGATTATCAAGGCAGTATTATTGCCATTACCGATGCATCAGGATATGTATTGGAAAAACGCCTTTTTGACGCCTGGGGAAATGTTTTGGTGCAGGATGGCGCGGGTAATACGCTAAACGGTCTTACTATTTTGGACAGGGGGTACACGGGACATGAACATTTGCAAACAGTAGGCTTGATAAATATGAATGGTCGTATTTACGACCCTAAATTGCATAGATTTTTACAGCCGGATAATAATGTACAAGACCCGTTTAATACTCAAAACTATAATCGTTATGGGTATGTTTTAAACAATCCTTTAAAATATACGGATCCAAGTGGAGAGTTTTGGAATATTGTTATTGGCGCCGTAATCGGGGGAGTTGTGAATTGGGCCACGCATGGTTGCCAATTTAATACCACGGGACTCGCTTATTTTGGAGTTGGAGCTGTAGCAGGGGCTTTGACGGCCATGGGAGCTGGCGGAGTTAGTTCAGCACTTGCTGGAGGTTCTTTTTCTGCTGGAGCATTGGGGACTGCAGCAGCTTGTTCAGTAGGTAGTGGTTTTGCTTCAGGTGCAGTCGTAGGTGCGGCTGGTGGTTTAGCAGGAGGGTTTACTTCTGGTTTCGGCAATGGTTTAGTAGAGGGTAAGAATATTGGAGATTGTTTTAAAAATGGTATTAAAGATGGGGCATTGGGAGCAATTACCGGTGGTGTCATTGGTGGAATTGCTGGGGGTATAGATGCAGCACTAGATGGAAGAAATTTTTGGAGTGGAAAGGGGCAATCTATTGATGCTGTAAAAGTCCCTGCAAATACAGTTTGTAGCGATGAGTATACAAGTAATGTAGAAATGAGAGCCGATTATAATAACAATATTGGTTCAAGAGACGGATTAAGCTTAGAACAAGTTGAAAAGAAATTGAATACATCGGTTGCTTTAGGTGGAAATGGGAATTTACCTTCAGGATGGAATTTAGATGCTAATGGAGGATTAACTGATGGGTCTACGACTGCTGCGGGTATTACAGTTCGTAGCTATTCCGGCGGAATTGCTAATAAAATGTCTTCAAATATATTTATGTCTCCCTCCGTAAAAGGATATGATTTAAATATTAGGAATATGTTATTTAAACATGAATTTATGCATGCGTGGCATATGAGTTCAGGATTTGGTGGCTATAATACATATTCAGAAAGAGCAACTTCTTCTTTTAGCGTAGCTTATTGTAATGCTTATGGTTATGGTTTTATGTCAAGCACATGGAGGAGTGATATAGGATCTTACCCAGCTCAATTTAACTGGACAAAATTTAATAAAATAATACCATTATGGATAAAATAA